From a single Rutidosis leptorrhynchoides isolate AG116_Rl617_1_P2 chromosome 5, CSIRO_AGI_Rlap_v1, whole genome shotgun sequence genomic region:
- the LOC139849108 gene encoding uncharacterized protein — MATLRKFRLLATQCAIAGSPTRSPSTSPAIHLRKRKTLRMLLSRGGSGRRRLTPRDELLDRRSGDVESAENSKNDGVRQKLKDLLVLSASPPSPPLLEENGGDETKRWSIGGGLIARRGGGLRGLRPLNGTLRQRLLRRHWRPVLVTIPE; from the coding sequence ATGGCAACATTACGAAAATTTAGGCTATTAGCAACACAATGTGCGATCGCCGGAAGTCCGACGCGCAGTCCGTCAACAAGTCCGGCAATTCATCTCCGGAAACGAAAAACACTACGGATGTTATTGAGTCGAGGTGGAAGCGGTCGCCGGAGATTAACGCCGCGAGATGAACTATTAGATCGGAGATCTGGTGACGTTGAATCGGCGGAAAATAGCAAAAACGACGGTGTGAGACAGAAGTTGAAGGACTTGCTTGTGTTGTCCGCATCACCGCCGTCGCCGCCGTTGCTGGAAGAGAACGGCGGAGATGAAACGAAACGGTGGAGTATTGGCGGTGGTTTGATTGCACGGCGCGGTGGTGGTTTGAGAGGGTTGAGGCCGTTGAACGGGACGTTACGGCAGCGGTTACTTAGACGACATTGGAGACCTGTACTTGTAACAATTCcagaatga